The following are from one region of the Sphaerochaeta sp. genome:
- the ygiD gene encoding 4,5-DOPA dioxygenase extradiol, which yields MTNQTMPVLFVGHGSPMNAMEDNQFSAGWTEISKKIPTPKAILCISAHWFTHGLRVNNSPKPKQIYDMYGFPEELYQITWPAPGDPELAGRVAKMTGAKVDDSWGCDHGAWSVLRRMYPKADIPFFQLSVNRDAPPEKHFALGRTLASLRDEGVLIVGSGDVVHNLSLVDWDNPGGFPWAEEFDGYVHDAILRGDYQAVVDYRKAGECAEYAFFTPDHFLPILPVLGAAQPGEKVTVFNRQCVMGALSMTSYLIGITNP from the coding sequence ATGACAAACCAAACGATGCCCGTGCTGTTCGTCGGCCACGGTTCTCCGATGAACGCCATGGAAGACAACCAGTTCTCCGCCGGATGGACGGAGATTTCGAAGAAGATCCCCACTCCAAAGGCGATCCTCTGTATCTCGGCCCACTGGTTCACCCATGGGCTACGGGTGAACAACAGCCCCAAACCCAAACAGATCTATGACATGTACGGCTTTCCGGAAGAGCTGTACCAGATCACCTGGCCTGCTCCGGGAGATCCCGAGCTGGCTGGCCGCGTCGCCAAGATGACCGGCGCCAAGGTGGATGACAGCTGGGGATGCGACCACGGCGCATGGAGCGTGCTCCGCCGGATGTATCCGAAGGCGGATATCCCGTTCTTCCAATTGTCCGTCAACCGGGACGCGCCGCCCGAGAAGCATTTCGCCTTGGGCAGGACGCTGGCCTCCCTTCGGGATGAAGGCGTGTTGATCGTCGGTAGCGGGGACGTGGTGCACAATCTTTCCCTGGTGGACTGGGATAATCCCGGCGGGTTCCCTTGGGCGGAGGAGTTTGACGGATACGTCCATGACGCCATCCTTCGGGGAGACTACCAGGCGGTGGTCGATTACCGCAAGGCGGGGGAGTGCGCCGAATACGCGTTCTTCACCCCGGATCATTTCCTGCCGATCCTGCCGGTGCTGGGCGCCGCCCAGCCGGGAGAGAAGGTGACGGTGTTCAATCGCCAGTGCGTGATGGGCGCGCTCTCCATGACCAGCTATCTGATCGGAATCACGAACCCCTGA
- a CDS encoding HPF/RaiA family ribosome-associated protein: MNLTVRGVHYNPSDETRAFLDKKLAKLSFAEDYLHDLEIVITRQTLGQGYHIDAKLHFSWGTVKVVSYDCIELFEGIELIADKIESAARKEKEKVKEH, encoded by the coding sequence ATGAATCTCACTGTCAGAGGTGTGCATTACAATCCAAGTGATGAGACAAGGGCGTTTCTCGACAAGAAACTGGCGAAACTGTCATTTGCGGAGGACTACCTGCATGATCTGGAAATTGTCATTACCAGACAGACGCTGGGCCAAGGGTACCACATCGACGCAAAATTACATTTTTCCTGGGGAACGGTCAAAGTGGTCAGCTATGACTGCATCGAGCTGTTCGAAGGGATTGAGTTGATCGCCGACAAGATCGAATCAGCCGCTCGCAAGGAAAAGGAAAAGGTGAAGGAGCACTGA